One window from the genome of Hydractinia symbiolongicarpus strain clone_291-10 chromosome 1, HSymV2.1, whole genome shotgun sequence encodes:
- the LOC130629521 gene encoding uncharacterized protein LOC130629521 yields the protein MDLETKTLSLNKFCYKSLTQSPEMFYLYTGLNKGRLGVNIVKHKIKPATKLLTQKDHVLVVLMKLKLALLIRDIAYRFKVQLLPLLAKSLLFTLIWPEKQALRKKLPKCFRCFLSRGWGGRVSDKEITIKSGFLDLVEYGDMVLADELATRGAFLKILEFTRGKDQMSAADVDRSRQIANVRIHIERVIGRLRKFMILNTTIPITQVDLLDKVMMVVCALVNISKGIV from the exons ATGGACTTAGAAACAAAAACACTTTCATTGAATAAATTTTGTTATAAGTCATTGACACAATCTCCTGAAATGTTTTATCTTTATACTGGCTTAAACAAAGGAAGATTGGGGGTCAATAttgtaaaacataaaattaagccAGCAACAAAATTGTTGACACAAAAAGATCATGTCCTTGTAGTCCTCATGAAATTAAAACTTGCACTTCTTATTAGGGACATTGCATATAGATTTAAAGTTCAGTTGTTACCACTACTAGCAAAGTCATTATTGTTTACACTGATATGGCCTGAAAAACaagctttaagaaaaaaattgccaaaatgtTTTAGATG TTTTTTATCTAGAGGATGGGGTGGAAGAGTATCAGATAAAGAAATAACGATCAAAAGTGGCTTTCTAGACTTAGTAGAGTATGGTGATATGGTTTTGGCAGATGAATTAGCCACAAGGGGAGCATTTTTGAAGATACTTGAATTTACTAGGGGAAAAGACCAAATGTCTGCTGCAGATGTTGATCGATCGAGGCAAATTGCAAATGTTCGAATACATATTGAGAGAGTGATTGGACGATTAAGAAAATTCATGATTCTGAACACCACTATTCCGATAACCCAAGTCGACCTATTGGATAAAGTAATGATGGTTGTTTGTGCACTAGTCAACATAAGCAAAGGCATTGTATAA
- the LOC130629513 gene encoding uncharacterized protein LOC130629513, with protein MLHRAGRITASVSKSAFTCDLERTKTLVDTVMQYKDQVDVVATRYGKRMETRARDVYTEKLDQIHTNFQVKTTGLHINTDFPYLAASPDGIVQCDCHSLGLKAILPKLVTRKGGPNLQNEEKLYCLCRRPSFPPMIGCDNFGTCDIEWYHYSCVNITRAPKKSLCPNCSKKI; from the exons ATGTTGCACAGGGCTGGGCGTATAACAGCATCAGTTTCAAAATCTGCCTTCACATGTGATTTAGAACGGACAAAAACATTAGTGGACACAGTCATGCAATACAAGGATCAAGTCGATGTTGTTGCTACAAGATACGGGAAGAGAATGGAAACAAGAGCTCGCGATGTTTATACAGAGAAATTGGACCAAATACACACCAACTTTCAAGTCAAAACAACTGGTTTACACATTAATACAGATTTTCCATATCTTGCTGCCAGCCCTGATGGCATAGTTCAATGTGACTGCCACAGTTTGGGCTTG aAGGCAATACTACCAAAGCTTGTAACTAGAAAGGGTGGTCCTAATTTACAAAACGAAGAAAAACTTTATTGTTTATGTCGTAGACCATCATTTCCCCCAATGATTGGATGTGATAACTTTGGCACTTGTGACATTGAATGGTATCACTATTCATGCGTAAACATTACTAGAGCTCCTAAAAAGTCGTTATGTCCAAATTGTtccaaaaagatttaa